The Sphingobium yanoikuyae genome contains a region encoding:
- the mobF gene encoding MobF family relaxase, giving the protein MLSVASVRSASGAANYFAKDDYYTVEGSSEISAWGGEGAGALGLSGEVGKDAFEGMLNGILPSGEGVAQVENRRAGLDLTFSMPKSASILAYVAGDKRILAANMAAVQKTMAWVEKNLAEGRKDIGGRTVPVATGNLVYALFQHDTSRALDPQGHIHAVIANLTRLPDGKWQALHADKIWSHNTVIGSIYHAYLREGIEQLGFRIEALGKHGTFEIAGVPRKVIDAYSQRREAILEKAAALGIVSHKGRDQITTNTRDPKLNVKDRDALKQEWIDKAASLGFDGKALVEGALARSDRHGALGPLERGYKAVTEAIAAGREKLGDLVRPADPLVDRGLARVTQSPAIARAQLAVASAVRIHSEREAAFPIHRLAKTALDLGLKDVTIDRIEQRIQQLVARGTLLRGQERAADFVTTRQALATETQILTQVEAGRGQANPIIDASEAPGRLQAAATQPLNTGQLAAATLILGSADRTVSIQGIAGAGKSTMLQAVARVAEAEGRAITGLAFQNKMVADLAEGAGVPAQTIASFVLAHERYVAEPQGPGYDAARAAHAGSMLVVDETSMVSSNDMLKLHAIVETLGVDKLVLVGDRQQLSSIDAGKSFAMIQAAGGTLARMDENIRQRTDVLRTVAALANIGKASEAMRVLGDKVIEASQPAEHAADLWLALDPAERQATAVFASGREARAAINERIQAGLAAEGSLEGEGIHLTVYERVNTTREELRYAATYRAGMTLEVGRGGGQDIGLRAGRYDVLAVHANGKVELGEGRRRIRFDPLKLSPTETRDRLQLTEKKDLHLRAGDRIRWTANDKPRGLTNASLARVVAVNRDSVTVETAGRDRLVLAFGDPMLSRVDLAYALNMHMAQGITTDKAITVMDSHERNLSNQRLFNVGVTRVRDDLTMVVDDKAKLERQLDHNPGNKTSALETLGRLEIDGPGRAQASGPFDPGPVEGGPGPKAAEGLDGFPPVPPAEGQVAARAKSDDLSAPRLKPEQADLLPPLPERSLGLDL; this is encoded by the coding sequence ATGCTGTCGGTCGCCTCGGTCCGCTCGGCTTCGGGCGCCGCGAATTATTTCGCGAAGGACGACTATTACACCGTCGAAGGATCCTCCGAGATCAGCGCCTGGGGCGGGGAGGGCGCGGGGGCGCTCGGGCTGTCGGGAGAAGTGGGTAAGGATGCGTTCGAGGGCATGCTCAACGGCATCCTGCCTTCGGGAGAAGGGGTGGCTCAAGTAGAGAACCGCCGGGCCGGCCTCGACCTCACCTTCTCCATGCCCAAGTCAGCCTCGATCCTGGCCTATGTGGCGGGCGACAAGCGCATTCTCGCCGCCAACATGGCGGCGGTCCAGAAGACGATGGCCTGGGTCGAGAAAAACCTCGCCGAAGGTCGCAAGGATATCGGCGGGCGAACCGTCCCTGTCGCGACCGGCAACCTCGTCTATGCCCTCTTCCAGCACGACACGAGCCGTGCCCTCGATCCCCAGGGGCATATCCATGCAGTGATCGCCAACCTGACCCGTCTGCCCGACGGCAAATGGCAAGCGCTCCACGCGGACAAGATCTGGAGCCACAACACCGTCATCGGCTCGATCTACCACGCCTATCTGCGCGAAGGCATCGAGCAGCTCGGTTTCAGGATCGAGGCGCTCGGCAAGCACGGCACCTTCGAGATCGCCGGCGTACCGCGCAAGGTGATTGATGCCTACAGCCAGCGCCGCGAAGCGATCCTCGAAAAGGCGGCGGCGCTTGGCATCGTCTCGCACAAGGGCCGCGACCAGATCACCACCAATACCCGCGATCCCAAGCTCAATGTCAAGGATCGCGACGCCCTCAAACAGGAATGGATCGACAAGGCGGCGTCGCTCGGATTTGACGGAAAGGCCCTCGTCGAGGGCGCCCTGGCGCGGTCCGATCGCCATGGGGCGCTCGGACCGCTCGAACGCGGCTACAAGGCGGTGACCGAGGCGATCGCCGCCGGGCGCGAAAAGCTCGGCGACCTTGTCCGGCCCGCGGATCCTTTGGTCGATCGCGGCCTTGCCCGCGTCACCCAGTCGCCCGCCATCGCGCGGGCCCAGCTCGCGGTCGCCTCGGCAGTCCGTATTCATAGCGAACGCGAGGCGGCCTTTCCCATCCATCGCCTTGCCAAGACCGCGCTCGACCTTGGCCTCAAGGACGTGACGATCGATCGGATCGAACAGCGGATCCAGCAACTCGTCGCGCGCGGCACGCTGCTCAGGGGACAGGAGCGCGCAGCTGACTTCGTCACCACCCGGCAGGCACTAGCCACGGAAACCCAGATCCTGACCCAGGTAGAGGCGGGCCGCGGACAGGCGAACCCAATCATCGACGCGTCCGAGGCGCCGGGCCGCCTGCAGGCCGCAGCGACGCAGCCCCTCAATACAGGCCAGCTCGCCGCCGCTACCTTGATCCTCGGCTCGGCCGACCGCACGGTCTCGATCCAGGGCATCGCCGGCGCCGGCAAGTCGACGATGCTTCAGGCCGTCGCCCGCGTGGCGGAGGCGGAAGGACGCGCCATCACCGGCCTTGCCTTCCAGAACAAGATGGTCGCCGACCTGGCCGAAGGCGCAGGCGTCCCTGCGCAAACCATCGCCTCTTTCGTGCTTGCCCATGAACGGTATGTCGCCGAACCGCAGGGCCCGGGCTATGATGCGGCGCGGGCGGCACATGCCGGATCGATGCTGGTCGTCGACGAGACCTCGATGGTGTCGTCGAACGATATGCTCAAGCTGCACGCCATCGTCGAGACGCTTGGCGTCGACAAGCTCGTGCTGGTTGGTGACCGGCAGCAGCTCTCCTCGATCGATGCGGGCAAATCCTTCGCCATGATCCAGGCGGCGGGCGGCACGCTGGCGCGCATGGACGAGAATATCCGCCAGCGGACCGACGTCCTGCGCACCGTCGCCGCGCTTGCCAATATCGGCAAGGCAAGCGAGGCGATGCGGGTGCTGGGCGACAAGGTCATCGAAGCCTCCCAGCCCGCAGAACATGCCGCCGATCTCTGGCTGGCGCTCGATCCCGCGGAGCGCCAGGCGACCGCGGTCTTTGCCTCGGGACGCGAGGCACGTGCGGCGATCAACGAGAGGATCCAGGCGGGTCTTGCCGCCGAAGGATCGCTGGAAGGGGAGGGCATCCATCTCACGGTCTATGAGCGGGTCAACACGACGCGCGAGGAACTGCGCTACGCGGCCACCTACCGCGCCGGCATGACGCTCGAGGTCGGTCGGGGCGGCGGCCAGGACATAGGGCTCCGCGCCGGGCGCTACGACGTCCTGGCTGTCCACGCCAATGGCAAGGTCGAGCTGGGCGAAGGCCGCCGCCGTATACGTTTCGATCCGCTGAAATTGTCGCCGACCGAGACACGCGATCGCCTCCAGCTGACCGAGAAGAAGGATCTCCACTTGCGGGCCGGTGACCGCATACGCTGGACGGCCAACGACAAGCCGCGCGGCCTGACCAACGCCTCGCTCGCCCGGGTTGTCGCCGTCAATCGCGACAGCGTGACAGTCGAGACGGCGGGGAGGGACCGGCTCGTGCTCGCGTTTGGCGATCCCATGCTGAGCCGGGTGGACCTGGCCTATGCGCTCAACATGCACATGGCGCAGGGGATCACCACCGACAAGGCGATCACGGTCATGGATAGCCATGAGCGCAACCTGTCGAACCAGCGCCTCTTCAACGTCGGCGTCACCCGCGTGCGCGACGACCTCACCATGGTGGTCGACGACAAGGCGAAGCTCGAGCGGCAACTCGACCACAACCCCGGGAACAAGACCTCTGCGCTCGAGACCCTGGGCCGGCTCGAAATCGACGGTCCGGGAAGGGCGCAGGCATCCGGCCCATTCGATCCGGGACCTGTCGAAGGCGGACCTGGTCCCAAAGCGGCCGAAGGACTCGATGGCTTTCCGCCGGTGCCCCCGGCCGAAGGGCAGGTGGCCGCCAGGGCGAAGTCTGATGATCTGAGCGCGCCGCGCCTCAAGCCCGAACAAGCCGATCTGCTGCCCCCGCTGCCCGAACGCAGTCTGGGCCTCGATTTGTAA
- a CDS encoding type II toxin-antitoxin system HipA family toxin gives MADIETFVFVYLDGVAVPAGLLRLHSEPRASYATFAYGNRYLERPDRVAIDPVTLPLPPAGTRQEFRTEEGFAVFNGIRDAAPDGWGQYLMYKAMGERTPSEADLLLASGDHRVGALAFGPTLEAPRRLAPWGEADAPGEQFTLAELAAAAEEAQEVDQLSENLRPLLTAGSSLGGARPKAATTIEGQSWIAKFPARNDTFPECRVELATMRLAAECGLDVPSLRFEQLLGRDIYLIERFDRRLDGNRMLRTSFASGLTMLGAHESEVSRYAYADLGATLRQHGTAVRRDLEELFRRMVFNILVTNDDDHLRNHGFLWDGKGWRLSPLYDVVPKPQVGLDRRLVLGVGAEGRQASLANALSQVAQFDLGEEDARAIVIAMADRVHARWRACFEEAGVNVADQGRFATCFRLADPEHRAIG, from the coding sequence ATGGCCGACATCGAAACCTTCGTTTTCGTCTATCTGGACGGCGTTGCCGTCCCTGCGGGCCTTTTGCGCCTCCACAGCGAGCCGCGTGCCAGCTACGCGACCTTCGCATACGGCAATCGCTATCTCGAGCGGCCCGACCGTGTCGCGATCGATCCTGTGACCCTGCCGCTGCCGCCGGCCGGCACGCGCCAGGAATTCCGGACCGAGGAAGGCTTTGCCGTCTTCAATGGGATCCGCGACGCCGCGCCCGACGGGTGGGGTCAGTATCTCATGTACAAGGCGATGGGCGAGCGAACGCCAAGCGAGGCGGATCTCCTGCTCGCGTCCGGTGACCACCGCGTCGGCGCACTGGCGTTCGGTCCCACGCTAGAGGCGCCAAGGCGCCTCGCGCCCTGGGGCGAAGCCGACGCGCCCGGCGAACAGTTCACCCTGGCAGAACTGGCCGCCGCCGCCGAAGAAGCGCAGGAGGTCGACCAGCTCAGCGAAAATCTGCGCCCCCTCTTGACCGCCGGCTCGTCGCTGGGCGGTGCGCGTCCCAAGGCGGCGACGACGATCGAGGGCCAATCCTGGATCGCCAAGTTTCCAGCACGCAACGACACCTTTCCCGAGTGCCGGGTCGAGCTAGCCACCATGCGGCTCGCCGCTGAATGCGGGCTCGACGTTCCGTCGCTTCGCTTCGAGCAACTGCTCGGCCGCGACATCTATCTGATCGAACGTTTCGATCGCAGGCTGGACGGCAACCGGATGCTGCGCACCTCCTTCGCATCGGGGCTTACGATGCTGGGCGCGCATGAAAGCGAGGTCAGCCGCTATGCCTATGCCGATCTGGGCGCGACGCTACGCCAGCACGGCACTGCGGTCCGGCGGGATCTCGAGGAACTGTTCAGGCGCATGGTCTTCAATATCCTCGTCACCAATGACGACGATCACCTGCGCAATCATGGTTTCCTGTGGGACGGGAAGGGGTGGCGGCTGTCGCCGCTCTATGACGTCGTTCCCAAGCCGCAGGTGGGCCTGGATCGCCGGCTCGTGCTGGGCGTGGGGGCCGAGGGTCGCCAGGCCAGCCTTGCCAACGCGCTCTCGCAGGTCGCGCAGTTCGACCTGGGGGAGGAGGATGCGCGCGCGATCGTTATCGCTATGGCCGATAGGGTTCATGCGCGGTGGCGTGCCTGTTTCGAAGAGGCAGGGGTCAACGTCGCCGACCAGGGCCGTTTTGCTACCTGCTTTCGCCTGGCGGACCCCGAACATCGCGCAATCGGCTGA
- a CDS encoding sensor histidine kinase has protein sequence MDRYDILDTPTEPIFDDIARLASEALGAPIAVVNLIATARQWFKAEISIGARELPLEVSICAHALLEEDMMVIPDTRLDPRVDCNPLVTAEGGLRFYAGALLKTPDGLPIGTLCVLDRQPRPEGITPFQRLTLEVLARQVMTQLELRRSLSQQQETLAQLAASEERTRLALDAGELGAWESTPALRSLKWDARTRELLGHEPDEALDYETSFLARVHAEDRERVAALIAEALAPGGAGTVSVEYRTVNPRDGRERWIHAKGALAVGLGGEQKFVGTVRDITAEKDAEMHRRLLTGELQHRVKNTLAVVNAIVHQSLRSAPSMEEASTAIGQRLQTLGAAYELLTRTDWTVAPIGAVAEGTTALHGARTGAIRIAGPDLLLSARASLALSMSLHELSTNAVKYGALSVPGGQVDLTWTIDAEEGKSFLTICWEERGGPTVCAPERGGFGTRLMASLASDLGGKGVIDYQPTGVVWRHRADLARITEPA, from the coding sequence TTGGACCGCTATGACATTCTTGATACGCCAACCGAGCCGATCTTTGACGACATCGCCCGTCTGGCCTCCGAGGCGCTTGGGGCGCCGATCGCCGTGGTCAACCTTATCGCGACCGCGCGGCAGTGGTTCAAAGCCGAAATCAGCATCGGCGCGCGCGAACTCCCTCTGGAAGTCTCGATCTGCGCGCATGCGCTGCTCGAGGAGGACATGATGGTGATCCCCGACACACGGCTCGATCCGCGGGTCGATTGCAATCCCCTGGTTACGGCCGAAGGTGGTCTTCGCTTCTATGCCGGGGCGCTTCTCAAGACACCCGACGGTCTGCCCATCGGCACGCTGTGCGTTCTTGATCGGCAGCCTCGCCCGGAGGGCATCACGCCCTTCCAGCGGCTCACCCTCGAAGTGCTGGCGCGCCAGGTCATGACGCAGCTGGAATTGCGCAGGTCGCTCAGCCAGCAGCAAGAAACGCTCGCGCAGCTCGCTGCGAGCGAGGAGCGGACCCGCCTTGCCCTTGACGCAGGCGAACTCGGCGCCTGGGAATCGACCCCGGCGCTGCGTTCGCTCAAATGGGACGCGCGCACCCGGGAGTTGCTTGGCCACGAACCTGACGAAGCGCTCGACTATGAAACCTCGTTTCTCGCGCGGGTTCATGCCGAGGATCGCGAGCGGGTCGCTGCCCTTATCGCCGAGGCGCTGGCCCCTGGGGGCGCAGGCACGGTCAGCGTCGAATATCGCACGGTCAATCCTCGTGATGGCCGTGAGCGCTGGATCCACGCCAAGGGCGCGCTTGCCGTAGGTCTGGGCGGCGAACAGAAGTTCGTCGGCACGGTGCGGGACATCACCGCGGAAAAGGATGCCGAGATGCATCGGCGGCTGCTGACTGGCGAGCTCCAGCACCGGGTCAAGAATACGCTCGCCGTGGTAAATGCCATCGTCCACCAGTCGCTCCGCAGCGCGCCCTCGATGGAGGAGGCGAGTACCGCGATCGGGCAGCGCCTCCAGACCCTGGGCGCCGCTTACGAGTTGCTAACCCGCACCGACTGGACGGTGGCGCCGATCGGCGCTGTCGCCGAAGGAACAACGGCGCTTCATGGCGCTCGCACAGGCGCGATCCGGATTGCGGGGCCTGACCTTCTTCTATCGGCACGGGCCTCGCTGGCTCTGTCCATGTCCCTCCACGAGCTGTCCACCAATGCGGTGAAATATGGCGCCCTGTCGGTGCCGGGCGGGCAGGTCGACCTTACCTGGACCATCGATGCGGAAGAGGGAAAGTCATTCCTCACGATCTGCTGGGAGGAGCGAGGCGGACCAACCGTATGCGCGCCCGAGCGAGGCGGGTTCGGCACCCGCTTGATGGCCAGCCTTGCCAGCGATCTCGGCGGCAAGGGAGTCATCGACTATCAGCCGACCGGTGTCGTCTGGCGGCATCGGGCTGATCTGGCACGGATCACCGAACCCGCTTGA
- a CDS encoding cation:proton antiporter: MEEQLAQTFLLIAAAFVAVAILARLRLSPVLGYLAAGLLLGPHGIGAVTDSEGTHFFGELGIALLMFVIGLEFSVPRLLSSGGAMIGLGFGTVAGATLLAGAASHFLVGLPLLPAALLGGAIAMSSTAIIQKHLVDTDAVSSRHGVAATGIVLFEDLVALILLSLIAALPDAANEVEMEKVLLRMGVSFVALAGVALLARRTLGRLLGWVARSGPDETFLLGVLTLVVGASLAAEKIGLSLPIGAFVVGMMVGESDFRHQLEEEIRPFRDLLLGVFFVTIGMSVDWSQILAQPAVTFLVLAAILVVKFLVVFGVTRLSGLPASSAVKTGLLLAHSGELGLLIVGRSLDSALLSPAIGQPVLGAIAASMLVGPILAQWSDRAGDLILRSRDPLGAEIETAVRTTSQELKGHVVLAGCGPVGRLVALTLEASEIPYLAIERNVERLRRAQQDGHKAVFGDASRAGILKAAGVDRAAAIIVLVNNWHRSVRIIREAKRLNPAIHVIASLRDDAHLGELAQAGAAHVFPENYAAGLGLGAQALMTLGMSADDATDRIRAMRAQLSPDLQIVPR; the protein is encoded by the coding sequence ATGGAAGAACAGCTTGCTCAGACATTCCTTCTGATCGCGGCTGCATTTGTGGCAGTTGCCATCCTGGCGAGGCTCCGCCTGTCGCCGGTGTTGGGCTATCTCGCCGCCGGCCTGCTCCTGGGCCCCCATGGCATAGGCGCAGTAACCGACAGCGAAGGCACCCATTTTTTCGGCGAGCTCGGCATCGCTCTCCTCATGTTCGTGATTGGCCTTGAATTTTCCGTGCCTCGGCTGCTGTCCAGCGGGGGCGCCATGATCGGGCTCGGGTTCGGAACCGTGGCAGGCGCAACACTGCTGGCGGGAGCTGCGAGCCATTTCCTCGTAGGATTGCCGCTTCTGCCAGCGGCCCTCCTGGGCGGCGCCATCGCCATGTCATCGACCGCCATCATCCAAAAGCATCTCGTCGACACCGACGCGGTATCGAGCCGCCACGGCGTGGCTGCGACCGGCATAGTCCTGTTTGAGGACCTGGTCGCTTTGATCCTGCTGTCGCTCATTGCTGCCCTTCCAGACGCGGCCAACGAGGTCGAGATGGAAAAGGTACTGCTGCGCATGGGTGTCAGCTTCGTGGCATTGGCGGGCGTGGCGCTTCTCGCACGGCGCACGCTTGGCCGTTTGCTCGGGTGGGTCGCGAGATCCGGCCCGGACGAAACCTTCCTGCTGGGCGTGCTGACGCTTGTTGTGGGCGCGTCGCTTGCAGCGGAAAAGATCGGACTGTCGCTTCCTATCGGCGCCTTCGTAGTCGGGATGATGGTCGGCGAAAGTGACTTCAGGCACCAGCTCGAAGAGGAAATCCGGCCATTTCGCGATCTGCTGCTGGGCGTCTTCTTCGTGACGATCGGCATGTCGGTCGACTGGTCGCAGATCCTGGCCCAGCCGGCTGTCACCTTTCTCGTTCTGGCCGCGATCCTTGTCGTCAAGTTCCTGGTCGTCTTTGGCGTCACCCGTCTCTCAGGCCTCCCGGCAAGCAGCGCGGTCAAGACCGGCTTGCTTCTGGCGCATTCGGGTGAGCTTGGGCTACTCATCGTGGGTCGGTCGCTCGATAGCGCCCTTCTGTCGCCCGCGATCGGCCAGCCCGTCCTGGGCGCGATCGCCGCGAGCATGCTCGTCGGACCGATCCTGGCGCAGTGGAGCGACCGGGCCGGAGATCTCATCCTGCGGAGCCGGGATCCGCTCGGCGCGGAGATCGAAACTGCGGTTCGCACAACATCTCAGGAGCTCAAGGGTCACGTCGTGCTTGCCGGCTGCGGCCCCGTGGGCCGTCTGGTCGCGCTCACACTCGAGGCGAGCGAAATTCCATACCTGGCGATCGAGCGAAACGTGGAGCGCCTTCGCCGCGCCCAACAGGACGGTCATAAAGCGGTTTTCGGCGACGCCAGCCGAGCGGGAATACTCAAGGCAGCCGGCGTCGATCGCGCCGCAGCCATCATCGTGCTTGTCAACAATTGGCATCGGTCGGTGCGCATCATTCGCGAAGCCAAGCGCCTGAACCCCGCGATCCATGTGATCGCCAGCCTCCGCGACGATGCGCATCTGGGTGAGCTGGCGCAGGCGGGCGCGGCACATGTCTTTCCCGAAAACTATGCTGCGGGGCTTGGGCTCGGCGCTCAGGCCCTGATGACGCTCGGCATGTCTGCGGACGATGCGACCGATAGGATCCGGGCTATGCGGGCGCAGCTCAGTCCGGACCTTCAGATCGTGCCGCGGTGA
- a CDS encoding DUF805 domain-containing protein, with protein MDIGEILLSPKGRVGRAPFLAVVATGWAIAFDLLPFNPLLALRYAATINVAVVVISALAVWVGIAITVKRFHDVGLSGFNTVGLVWATLRGDPLAIDAPFAMAIAAFGIITQLWLCIEPGSRSANRFGNPVSA; from the coding sequence ATGGACATTGGCGAAATCCTGCTGTCTCCGAAAGGTCGAGTGGGCCGCGCCCCGTTCCTGGCGGTTGTGGCCACAGGTTGGGCGATCGCGTTCGATCTCCTGCCTTTCAACCCGCTGCTCGCGCTACGCTATGCCGCCACCATCAATGTCGCGGTCGTCGTCATTAGCGCGCTGGCGGTCTGGGTGGGGATCGCCATTACGGTCAAGCGTTTCCACGACGTTGGATTATCGGGGTTCAATACGGTCGGATTGGTCTGGGCGACGCTGCGCGGCGACCCGCTGGCGATCGACGCGCCTTTCGCCATGGCCATCGCGGCCTTTGGGATCATCACCCAGCTATGGCTTTGCATAGAGCCGGGCTCGCGGAGCGCCAATCGCTTCGGCAATCCCGTGTCGGCTTAA
- a CDS encoding IS110 family transposase, whose translation MGTVTTIGLDIAKSVFQVHGVDADGGEVLRQRLTRSRMLKFFAKLPPCLIGIEACASSHYWARELLALGHDVKLLPAQYVKPYVKRSKNDAADAEAICEAVTRPTMRFVGIKSPEQQSAMMLHRVRLILCRQRTQLSNAIRAHLAEFGVIAPIGRNGIEQLLDVIADMTDGRVPTDARMCLEMLAVQLRIVKEQILENDRRILASARETELGRRLMEIPGVGPLLASAIVATVPDPAIFRSGRNLAAWIGLVPRQNSSGGKERLGSITKAGNSYLRQMLIVGAMAVVRYAERNGAKRPWLVQLLARRKTKVAAVALANKNARTIWAMMTSGERYREPLVA comes from the coding sequence ATGGGAACGGTGACAACGATCGGTTTGGATATCGCAAAGAGCGTGTTTCAGGTTCATGGTGTCGACGCAGATGGAGGTGAAGTACTTCGGCAGCGACTGACGCGCAGCCGCATGCTTAAGTTCTTCGCCAAGCTACCACCATGTTTGATCGGCATCGAGGCATGCGCGTCATCGCATTATTGGGCCCGCGAGCTGTTGGCGCTGGGTCACGATGTAAAGCTGTTGCCAGCGCAGTATGTGAAGCCCTACGTCAAGCGCAGCAAGAACGACGCGGCCGATGCAGAAGCGATCTGTGAGGCGGTGACGCGTCCGACCATGAGGTTCGTCGGGATTAAGTCGCCAGAGCAGCAGAGCGCAATGATGCTGCACCGAGTTCGCCTGATCCTGTGCCGCCAGCGCACTCAGCTCTCGAACGCGATCCGGGCGCATCTCGCAGAGTTCGGCGTCATTGCACCAATCGGCCGGAACGGTATCGAGCAACTGCTCGATGTGATTGCGGATATGACCGATGGTCGCGTGCCCACCGATGCGCGTATGTGCCTTGAGATGTTGGCTGTGCAGTTGCGGATCGTGAAGGAGCAGATCCTCGAAAATGATCGCCGCATCCTGGCCAGCGCGAGAGAGACTGAGCTTGGTCGGCGGCTCATGGAGATCCCGGGCGTCGGGCCGTTGCTCGCCAGCGCGATCGTCGCGACCGTTCCCGATCCAGCGATCTTCCGCTCAGGGCGCAACCTCGCGGCCTGGATCGGTTTGGTCCCGCGACAGAACTCAAGCGGCGGGAAGGAGCGTCTTGGCAGCATCACCAAGGCAGGGAATAGCTATCTGCGCCAGATGCTCATCGTCGGCGCCATGGCGGTCGTTCGCTACGCTGAGCGCAACGGTGCGAAGCGACCTTGGCTGGTGCAGCTTCTCGCACGTCGCAAGACCAAGGTCGCGGCAGTGGCTTTAGCCAACAAGAACGCGCGCACGATCTGGGCAATGATGACGAGCGGCGAACGGTATCGCGAGCCGCTGGTCGCGTAG
- a CDS encoding helix-turn-helix domain-containing protein translates to MPRASRASSGLPPQSQRAIRQLGEDLRTARKRRRIPQKLMAERMLVSVQTLQRLEAGDPTVGLAALASALFVLGMTARLESLVAPETDRVGTSEEIGRLPHSIHTPRRDDPLDF, encoded by the coding sequence ATGCCCCGCGCCTCTCGAGCCTCCAGCGGTCTGCCGCCACAAAGCCAGCGTGCCATTCGCCAGTTGGGCGAAGACTTGCGCACCGCACGCAAGCGGCGACGCATCCCGCAGAAACTGATGGCCGAGCGTATGCTGGTGTCGGTGCAGACGCTGCAGCGTCTCGAAGCCGGCGATCCGACCGTAGGCCTCGCCGCGCTGGCGAGCGCTCTCTTCGTGCTGGGTATGACGGCTCGCCTGGAATCGCTCGTCGCCCCTGAAACCGACAGGGTCGGGACCAGCGAGGAAATCGGCCGCCTGCCGCACAGCATCCACACGCCGCGGCGCGACGATCCGCTGGATTTCTAA